A window of Halovivax gelatinilyticus genomic DNA:
GCATCCACGAACTGTAGACACATGCCAGGTTCCGTCCTCACCGACCCCGCCGCGCTCTGGAGTATCATCCAGGTTTCGCTCGTCGTCAGCGGCGTGGCCGTCCTCATCAGTACGGCGATCAGCCTTCCGATCGCGTTCGCCGTCGGCTTTTCCGACTTTCGCGGCAAACGTCTCGTCACGGCGGCGATCAACACGGGGATGGGATTTCCGAGCGTCGTCGTCGGCCTGCTCGTCCTGCTCGCGCTCTCGAACCAGGGGCCGTTCGGCACGTTCGACCTCGTCTTCACCGTCGAGGCGATGATCATCTCACAGCTCGTCCTCGCGACGCCGGTGATCACGGGGGTCGCGCTGTCGGCCGTCGAGAGCGTCGACGACCGCATCCGCGACGCGGCCTACGGCGTGGGCGGAACCCGATCCGACGTCGCGTTCGCCACGCTCAGGGAGGCCAGATACGGCGTCGCGACGGGCGTTCTCGCCGGATTCGGCCGCGCGATCAGCGAGGTCGGATCCGTGCTGATCGTCGGCGGCAACATCGCCTACGCCGACGGAACCTCGAAAACGCGGACGCTGACGACGGCGATCCAGCGCGAAGCCCGGCGCGGCGAGTACGAGTTCGCCATCGTCCTCGGACTCGTGTTGCTCGTGCTCGTCTTCCTGGTGAACGGGCTCGTTTTGCGACTGCGAGGGCGGTGATGAATACGACCCAACGCGCACATCGATGAAACTAGAACTAACCGACGTCACGCACGGATTCGACGGCCGCCCGGTCCTCGAAGCGGCGTCGCTGTCGGTCGGTCACGGCGAGGTGGTCGCCATCATCGGACCGTCCGGTGCCGGAAAGTCGACGTTTCTCCGGCTAGGGAGTCTCTTCGAGCCGCCGGACGGGGGGACCGTCACCTTCGACGGGGTCGACCCGTGGGCACAATCGGACCGGGGGCGCCTCGAGACCCGTCGGCGGATCGGCGTCGTCTTCCAGCAGGCGAGCCTCTTCGGGACGACCGTCGAGCGAAACGTCGATGCCGGTCTCAGAATGCGCCGCGACCGTCGGAGACGACTCGCCGACTTCGTCCGCCGGACCGGATCGCAGACGCCCCTCGTGCGTCGGTTCGTCGATACGACGGGCACTGACGACCGAATCGAACGGGCCCTCTCGATCGTGGGACTTACAGACCGACGATCCTCCCCCGTCGATTCGCTTTCGGGCGGAGAGGCACAACGGGTTGCGTTCGCCCGGGCGATCGCGTACGACCCCGACCTGCTGGTGCTGGACGAACCGACCTCCGATCTCGACCCGCGCAACACCGCGATCTTAGAGCACGCCGTCGACCGAGCCAGCGAGAGCGGGTGTAGCGTCCTACTCGCGACCCACGACATGCACCAGGCGAGGCGGGTGGCAGATCGGATCGGCGTCCTCATCGACGGCCAACTGATCGAGGTCGGACCGACGGCTCGCATCTTCGACGCACCCGCCGATCCACGAACGGCACGGTTCGTCGACGGCGATCTACTCTACGACGTCGGGGATGACGACCTCGCCCCCGTCGACACGCCGAGCGAGTCGTGAGTGGCTAGCGAGCGATGGTTACTCGAACCGTTTTCCTCGCGGTTACTCACGGCGTTCGACACCGCTCGACTACTCGACAAGCGCTTCGGCCAGCGTCCCGCTGTGCTCTGTCAACCGACTCGTCGTTTCCGAGGCGTCTTCCAGTTCGGTGCTGATTGCACGGTACAGCGGTGCCAGCGCGATTGCCCCGTCCTCGTCGATCCACTCGTCGACCGGACGGATCGGGTTCCGACACGATGGGCACGGTCGTGAGGCGTTCGGTCCGTCGACCGTCGACTCGACTTCGATCGGTTCGAGACAGACGTGACAGTGCCCGTCGGCGACGACCGCCGTCTCGGCGAGCGACATCACCTGCTGGAGGTGAGCCTGCAGCGTCGTGGCGAGCTCACTGACCGTCGCGAGCGACGGTCCGAGCAGGCGACCGAGTTCCGGGGGTGGAAGCGACTCACCCGAATCGTCGACGGTGCCGTTGTTTTGGCGCGCTCGCGCAGGATACCCGCTCTCTTCGCAGATGGTTTCGAGGGCTGTGAGGTGCCGCTCGACCACACGAAGTGCGAGCCGAATCTGCCGTCTGTCTGCTCGGTAGCGGTCGCGTGCGTCGCCGTCGATTCCCGCAGTCGTCTCCGTCGCGAAACCGGCGACGTCGCCGACGGCGGTTCCCTGCGTCCCCGTCACCGTTTTGAGCAGCGAAAACAGGCCGCCCTCGACGTCGGTTACGACGGTCCGTCGCCACGCCGGAACGCCACCCGAAAGTAACGCGTGACACGACGTGCACGTCGTTACCAGCGACTCGGGCGTCGCCCGGTCGTCTATCGCGTACGGTTCGAGGGAGTTCGCGTCCTGATCTGACTCCCCGCAGTTGCGACAGCGGTATCCGTCGCGCTCGAACACACGCGTTTCGACGGCCTCACCGGGATCGTTCACGGCGAGGAAAACGTCTCGGTGGACGAAAAGCGTTCGGGGCTGGGCACGTGCACACGACGGTATCGCGGACCCGGCGTCCCACTCAGGCGCGGTATCGATCGACGTCGATCGAGTCGAACTCGACGAACTCGATCGAGAAACTGCGCTCGGCCGGGACGACGTCGTACGTGGCGAGAAAGTCCCTGATACCGCTCATCCCGCCGAAGTCGCCGCGGTACCAGCGAAACAGGTGCGGTATTTTGACGGTGGTTCGATCCTCGTCGTAGCTGACCGTTTCGGAGAGGTACCACTCCGTCGCGACGTCGAGTTCGTGGTCGACGTCGGTCGGCGAGTAGACCGAGACCGGCGGGGCGTGATCGCCGCTCCGATCGAGTGCGAAGTGGACGCGGGGATCGCACGATTCGAGCCGGAACCGACGTTCGAATCTCGCCGGAAACGGTCGTGGAAGGTAGCCAAATCCCCAGCGCAACTTCGATCGACGGAGCAGTCCGTCGCGTACGTCGGTGAGGCTCAGCGTCGTTCCGGCGATCGGAATCTGGTTCCGGGAGTAAAAGCGCAACCTGGCCAGCCGACCGTCGTCTATCTCGCCGTCGTACTCCTCTAACAGGAGGTGGACGTACGCGTTGAAGACGTTGAGCCAGAACGCCAGGCGGTGTGGCCGGTCGGCCAGAATCCCGGCGAGTGACTCCTGGTCCAGATTGGCGAGGTGATCTCGAAGCTCCGTCGGGTCGCCCCCGGTTTTTACGGTGTATAGCAGATCGGCCGCCGCAGAGAGTGGATCGAGCTGCGCCGACATTACACGAGACTTCGTCGACCACCGTCTTGAAGCCGCCCTGTGGATAAACCTGACTCTCGTCCTTTCTCGTGAGTAAACGTCAAATTACAGGCGAAACGGACCGAATCAGTGACCTCACTTTACTCACTCGCGCCCTCTATCAAACGAGGTGAAACGACCGGGAGCGACGTTGCTCGCCCTCGCGGGTGTGTTCGCCGTACTATCGTTGCTACTCGTGTTGCCGTTTCTCCAGTACGTGTTGCTCGCCGTTCTGCTCGCGTACGTCCTCGCTCCGCTTCAACGGCGCCTCGAAGGTCGTCTCTCTCCGACGATCGCAGCCGGCTCGCTCGTCGCCCTCGCGGTCGTTGCGTTCGTCGTTCCGTTCGCGATCGCGCTCGCCGTGATCGCCGAAGACGCCGTCACGCTCGCACAGGACGTCGACGCTGACACCCTCCAGCTCGGCGAACTCGAATCCGTGATCGCGGACGTAACCGGCTACGAGGTAGATATCACGGAGGAGGTTTCGGGTCTCGGCCAGGAGGCCGGGACGTTTCTGGCAGAGCAGGCGACGACGTACTTCGCGATGGCCACGCACGCGATCATCGGCCTCGGTCTCACCCTCTTTCTACTGTACTACCTCCTCAAGGACGGCGACTCGTTGGTCTCCTGGATTCGAGAACACACGCCGGTTCCGTCGGAGTTTCAGGATCGCCTCTTCTCTGAGATCGACGACGTCATGCGCGCGGTACTCATCGGGCACGTGCTCATCGCCTTCGTCGAGGGGTTGATCGCAGGGATCGGGCTCTTCGCGACCGGCATTCCGAACGCCGCCTTCTGGACGGTGGTCATGATGATCCTCGCGTTGATTCCGCTCGTCGGGGCCTTTCTCGTCTGGGGGCCCGCCGTCGGCTACCTCCTTCTCACGGGGGAGCCGGTCCTCGCCGGGGCGCTCTTCGTCTACAGCGCGATCGTCGTCGGCGTTTCGGACGACTACCTGCGCCCGCTCGTCGTCGATCGGTACGCCCAGATCAATCCGGCCGTCATCATCCTCGGCGTCATCGGTGGCGTCTACGCGTTCGGGGTGATGGGGTTGTTCTTCGGACCGGTCGTGCTCGGGGCGCTGATCGCGACGGTGTCCGTGCTCGACGAGTACTGGGAGCGCCAGGACCGGCGTCACGACGACCCTTGACTCTCGTACTCGCACGAGAAACGAGTAGCCGGCGGTTCGACGCCGGCGATCCGTCGCCCTTTTGGCCGGCGAACGCCCAGTAGGCGATAGATGGCCCGCTATCACATCGAGACGTACGGCTGTACGTCGAACCGCGGAGAGAGCCGCCAGATCGAGCGGCGACTCCGCGACGCGGGCCACCGCCGGGTCGAGGGCGTCGACGACGCGGACGTCGCGATCTTGAACACGTGTACGGTCGTCGAGAAGACCGAACGAAACATGCTCCGTCGCGCCGAGGAACTGGCCAACGAGATGGCCGACCTCTACGTGACCGGCTGCATGGCGCTGGCTCAGGGCGAGTCGTTCGTCGACGCCGGCATCGACGCCGAGGTTCTCCACTGGGACGAGGTACCCGAGGCGGTCACCAACGGCGAGTGCCCGACGACGACGCCCGACGCCTCGCCCGTCTTGGACGGCGTGGTCGGCATTCTCCCCATCGCCCGCGGTTGCATGTCGGACTGCTCGTACTGCATCACGAAGTTCGCGACCGGGAAGATCGAATCGCCGCCGATCGAGGAGAACGTAAAGAAGGCACGCGCCCTCGTTCACGCCGGCGCGAAGGAGATACGAATCACCGGCCAGGACACCGGCGTCTACGGCTGGGACACGGGCGAGCGCACGCTCCACGAACTACTCGAACGCATCTGTGAGATAGAGGGGGAGTTCCGCGTGCGCGTCGGGATGGCCAACCCGAAGGGCGTCCACGGTATCCGCGAGGACCTCGCCGACGCCTTCGCCGCCAACGAGAAGCTCTACGACTTCTTGCACGCACCCGTCCAGTCCGGCTCGGACGACGTCCTCGGCGACATGCGCCGCCAGCACCAGGTCGCGGAGTTCCGGGACGTCGTTGAGACGTTCGACGATCGACTTCCCTACTGGACGCTTTCGACGGACTTCATCGTCGGCTTTCCGACGGAGACCGACGACGATCACGCCCGGTCGATGGCCCTGCTCGAAGAGACGCGACCCGAGAAGATCAACGTCACCCGCTTTTCCAAGCGACCGGGGACCGACGCCGCCGAGATGAAGGGCCTCGGTGGAACGGTCAAGAAGGAGCGCTCTTCGGAGATGAGCGAGCGAAAGCGCGACATCGTCGGCGAGGCCTACGCGGCCATGGTCGGTGAGACCCGCGAGGACGCACTGGTCGTCGAGGAGGGCGTCGGCGATTCGGTGAAGTGTCGCGACTCGGCCTATCGGCAGCTCATCGTCCAGAACGCCAGCGAGCACGGACTGGAACCGGGAGATTTCGTCGACCTCGAGGTGACGGCCGCGGAGACGATGTACGCGTTCGCCGACCCGATCTGAGTCCGGTGCATTCGATCGCGCGACAATAACACGACGCATACGAGTTTGGGCCCGCCCATTCGATCGAGCAATCCCGGCGATCGCCAGCTATGTTCCCGTCACCACTCGAACTCGACGGCGCGTGACTCCTCGACGACCGTGGCGTCGTCCAGTTCGGCGAACGCCCCGTGGAGTTGGTCGTAGGACTCGTCGAGTGCTTCGACGATCACCTTCGTATCCCCGACGACGGGCATGAAGTTTGTGTCGCCCTGCCAGCGCGGGACGACGTGGGTGTGGACGTGGTCGTCGATCGATCCACCGGCTGCGGTTCCGAGGTTCAAGCCGACGTTGAAGCCTTCTGCGTCCATCGCGTCCTCGAGCGCCGCGAGCGTTCGCTGTTTCAAGCGGGCGTGGTCGAGCAACGTTTCGGCTTCAAGCGAATCGAAATCTCCGGTGTGCGTTCGTGGAATGACCATGACGTGGCCCGGGCTGTACGGATAATTATTCAACAGAACGAAACTTCGAGGGCTACGCGCGACGACGAACGTCTCTCTGTCGTCCTGGCGTTCGGGGAGCTCACAGAACGGGCACGTCGACTCGGCTTCGGGGGGCCGATCTCTGGTGACCCACTCGATCCGCCAGGGTGCATACAGCTGGTCCATACCGGCGACTCGGCGTCCGTCGGCCTAAAGCTGTTCACCCGATCGACCTGTGGAGTAGAGCGCTGTGGGCTGGAGTCGATTGATCGATCCGCCCTGAACCGATGCTGACTCGGCCAATAATACCAAATTACTTTGCTATCAACGGGCTATACAATAACCCGAACGACGGCCGGAGAACGAACGTTGAACCTTCTCGAACTCTCTCGATCTCTTATCTGTTCACCCCGCCTCCGTCTGTCGGTTTTACGAATCAGATTTCGAAATGAAACAGGGATTTATATCTAAGATAGCGCAAGTAACGTACAGATGGCAACGACAGACAACTCATTTAACGGGCTGACCGAGCACTGCGAAGATTGCGAGCTGGATACGCTCCACGAGGTCTCCGTCCAGATCCGGACCGAGAGCCTCAAAGAAGAAAACAGTCAGTTCTCGCGCGAACCCTACCGGGTTACCGAGTGCCAGCGCTGTGGCCACCGGAGCAGCCAGCGGATGAACAACGCGTAA
This region includes:
- a CDS encoding phosphate ABC transporter ATP-binding protein codes for the protein MKLELTDVTHGFDGRPVLEAASLSVGHGEVVAIIGPSGAGKSTFLRLGSLFEPPDGGTVTFDGVDPWAQSDRGRLETRRRIGVVFQQASLFGTTVERNVDAGLRMRRDRRRRLADFVRRTGSQTPLVRRFVDTTGTDDRIERALSIVGLTDRRSSPVDSLSGGEAQRVAFARAIAYDPDLLVLDEPTSDLDPRNTAILEHAVDRASESGCSVLLATHDMHQARRVADRIGVLIDGQLIEVGPTARIFDAPADPRTARFVDGDLLYDVGDDDLAPVDTPSES
- a CDS encoding HNH endonuclease, coding for MNDPGEAVETRVFERDGYRCRNCGESDQDANSLEPYAIDDRATPESLVTTCTSCHALLSGGVPAWRRTVVTDVEGGLFSLLKTVTGTQGTAVGDVAGFATETTAGIDGDARDRYRADRRQIRLALRVVERHLTALETICEESGYPARARQNNGTVDDSGESLPPPELGRLLGPSLATVSELATTLQAHLQQVMSLAETAVVADGHCHVCLEPIEVESTVDGPNASRPCPSCRNPIRPVDEWIDEDGAIALAPLYRAISTELEDASETTSRLTEHSGTLAEALVE
- a CDS encoding HIT family protein — its product is MDQLYAPWRIEWVTRDRPPEAESTCPFCELPERQDDRETFVVARSPRSFVLLNNYPYSPGHVMVIPRTHTGDFDSLEAETLLDHARLKQRTLAALEDAMDAEGFNVGLNLGTAAGGSIDDHVHTHVVPRWQGDTNFMPVVGDTKVIVEALDESYDQLHGAFAELDDATVVEESRAVEFEW
- a CDS encoding DUF547 domain-containing protein; this translates as MSAQLDPLSAAADLLYTVKTGGDPTELRDHLANLDQESLAGILADRPHRLAFWLNVFNAYVHLLLEEYDGEIDDGRLARLRFYSRNQIPIAGTTLSLTDVRDGLLRRSKLRWGFGYLPRPFPARFERRFRLESCDPRVHFALDRSGDHAPPVSVYSPTDVDHELDVATEWYLSETVSYDEDRTTVKIPHLFRWYRGDFGGMSGIRDFLATYDVVPAERSFSIEFVEFDSIDVDRYRA
- a CDS encoding ABC transporter permease, producing MPGSVLTDPAALWSIIQVSLVVSGVAVLISTAISLPIAFAVGFSDFRGKRLVTAAINTGMGFPSVVVGLLVLLALSNQGPFGTFDLVFTVEAMIISQLVLATPVITGVALSAVESVDDRIRDAAYGVGGTRSDVAFATLREARYGVATGVLAGFGRAISEVGSVLIVGGNIAYADGTSKTRTLTTAIQREARRGEYEFAIVLGLVLLVLVFLVNGLVLRLRGR
- a CDS encoding tRNA (N(6)-L-threonylcarbamoyladenosine(37)-C(2))-methylthiotransferase, coding for MARYHIETYGCTSNRGESRQIERRLRDAGHRRVEGVDDADVAILNTCTVVEKTERNMLRRAEELANEMADLYVTGCMALAQGESFVDAGIDAEVLHWDEVPEAVTNGECPTTTPDASPVLDGVVGILPIARGCMSDCSYCITKFATGKIESPPIEENVKKARALVHAGAKEIRITGQDTGVYGWDTGERTLHELLERICEIEGEFRVRVGMANPKGVHGIREDLADAFAANEKLYDFLHAPVQSGSDDVLGDMRRQHQVAEFRDVVETFDDRLPYWTLSTDFIVGFPTETDDDHARSMALLEETRPEKINVTRFSKRPGTDAAEMKGLGGTVKKERSSEMSERKRDIVGEAYAAMVGETREDALVVEEGVGDSVKCRDSAYRQLIVQNASEHGLEPGDFVDLEVTAAETMYAFADPI
- a CDS encoding AI-2E family transporter, with product MKRPGATLLALAGVFAVLSLLLVLPFLQYVLLAVLLAYVLAPLQRRLEGRLSPTIAAGSLVALAVVAFVVPFAIALAVIAEDAVTLAQDVDADTLQLGELESVIADVTGYEVDITEEVSGLGQEAGTFLAEQATTYFAMATHAIIGLGLTLFLLYYLLKDGDSLVSWIREHTPVPSEFQDRLFSEIDDVMRAVLIGHVLIAFVEGLIAGIGLFATGIPNAAFWTVVMMILALIPLVGAFLVWGPAVGYLLLTGEPVLAGALFVYSAIVVGVSDDYLRPLVVDRYAQINPAVIILGVIGGVYAFGVMGLFFGPVVLGALIATVSVLDEYWERQDRRHDDP